Proteins encoded together in one Peribacillus asahii window:
- a CDS encoding amino acid ABC transporter ATP-binding protein, with protein MSIITVKNLKKSFGNVEVLKDINAEVQEKEVICVIGPSGSGKSTFLRCLNRLEEISGGEVIINGHDITAPKVDINKVRQEVGMVFQQFNLFPHKTVLENITLGPIKIHATGKAEAEKLALELLDKVGLREKANSYPGELSGGQKQRVAIARALAMNPKIMLFDEPTSALDPEMVGDVLEVMKQLAEEGMTMVVVTHEMGFAREVGDRVIFMDGGYIVEENEPNQLFGNPQHERTKAFLSKVL; from the coding sequence ATGAGCATCATAACTGTAAAAAATTTAAAAAAATCATTTGGAAACGTAGAGGTTTTAAAAGACATTAATGCAGAAGTCCAGGAAAAAGAGGTAATCTGTGTAATTGGGCCTTCTGGTTCAGGAAAGAGCACTTTCCTGCGTTGCTTAAATCGGTTGGAAGAAATTTCAGGTGGTGAGGTAATCATTAATGGACACGATATAACCGCTCCAAAAGTTGATATAAACAAAGTGAGACAAGAGGTTGGAATGGTTTTTCAACAATTTAACCTATTCCCTCATAAAACGGTTTTAGAAAACATCACTTTAGGACCTATCAAGATTCACGCTACTGGGAAAGCAGAAGCGGAAAAGTTAGCGTTAGAACTACTTGATAAAGTAGGACTACGGGAAAAAGCCAATAGCTATCCCGGAGAACTATCTGGAGGCCAAAAGCAGAGGGTTGCCATAGCAAGAGCGCTGGCAATGAATCCTAAAATTATGTTATTTGATGAGCCGACATCAGCTCTAGACCCTGAAATGGTTGGAGATGTTTTAGAAGTAATGAAGCAGCTGGCTGAAGAAGGGATGACAATGGTGGTTGTTACCCATGAAATGGGCTTCGCTCGAGAGGTAGGGGATCGTGTTATTTTCATGGATGGGGGATATATTGTTGAAGAGAATGAACCGAATCAATTATTCGGTAACCCGCAACATGAACGGACTAAAGCGTTCTTAAGTAAGGTTCTTTAG
- a CDS encoding amino acid ABC transporter permease, which translates to MDVITSAFPILLEGLKVTLYIFIIAIILGFIIGLAVALLRLAPLKILNWIAKIYVDAIRGTPFIVQLFFIYFGINSLQIISLNNTTAGIITVAINAGAYFSEIIRAGIQSIDKGQTEAARSIGLTSVQSMRFVVLPQAFRRMLPTITNQSIISLKDTSLLSVIGIADLTQQGQIQASATFEAFKIWLIVGVIYFVVIYLLTLLANFIERRFQLR; encoded by the coding sequence GTGGATGTAATTACTTCAGCTTTTCCTATATTACTTGAAGGATTAAAAGTAACGCTATATATATTTATAATAGCGATTATACTAGGCTTTATTATTGGTCTAGCGGTAGCCTTATTAAGATTGGCGCCACTCAAGATTTTGAACTGGATTGCAAAGATCTATGTTGATGCTATTCGAGGAACGCCCTTTATTGTGCAATTATTTTTTATTTACTTTGGAATCAATTCGTTGCAAATAATTTCTCTTAATAATACAACTGCGGGTATTATTACCGTTGCTATCAATGCTGGAGCTTATTTTTCTGAGATTATAAGAGCTGGGATTCAATCTATTGATAAAGGACAAACAGAAGCGGCAAGATCAATCGGATTGACTAGTGTTCAATCCATGCGTTTTGTAGTGCTACCACAGGCGTTTAGAAGAATGCTTCCGACGATTACGAACCAATCGATTATAAGCTTAAAAGATACATCGCTTTTATCCGTTATTGGGATAGCAGATTTAACACAGCAAGGGCAAATTCAAGCCTCTGCAACTTTCGAAGCCTTTAAAATTTGGTTAATTGTTGGTGTTATATACTTTGTTGTTATTTATTTATTAACTCTGCTTGCTAATTTTATCGAAAGGAGGTTTCAGCTCAGATGA
- a CDS encoding L-cystine transporter translates to MTGFVLFNVAIMLIFILVLFIMQRKHISFTKRVFTGLGIGVIYGFILQYFTEPDSEALLTTVDWFNLVGSGYVKFLQMIVMPLVFISILSAFTKLKLTNNIGKISSLILAILIGTTAVAAAVGITATFAFDLEAVQIEQGEAENVRGVELEEKYGTTVEGKTMPQQILELIPANPFLDLTGARPTSTISVVIFAAFLGFAYLGVRRKQPEQAELFAKIVEAFYSIIMRVVTLILRLTPYGILAIMTKTVATSNLDAIVKLGKFVVASYAALLVMFLIHLILLAIGGLSPMKYLKKAFPVLVFAFTSRTSAGALPMNIKTQKQMGVSDGIANFSGSFGLSIGQNGCAGIYPAMLAIMVAPTVGIDPFTPSFIATVIVVVAISSFGVAGVGGGATFAALLVLSALNLPVALAGLLISVEPLIDMGRTALNVSGSMTSGVLTSRITGDLDKEKYNSEAEALEADII, encoded by the coding sequence ATGACAGGGTTTGTTTTATTTAACGTTGCTATAATGCTAATATTTATTCTTGTTCTATTTATTATGCAGAGAAAACATATTTCGTTTACAAAAAGGGTGTTTACAGGCTTAGGAATTGGGGTTATTTACGGATTTATTCTTCAATATTTCACTGAACCTGATTCAGAAGCGCTGCTTACGACCGTTGATTGGTTCAATCTTGTCGGTAGCGGTTATGTGAAGTTTTTACAAATGATTGTTATGCCGCTTGTATTTATTTCGATTTTATCGGCGTTTACAAAATTAAAACTGACTAACAATATTGGAAAGATTAGTTCGTTGATTCTTGCAATTTTAATTGGAACAACAGCGGTTGCAGCTGCTGTAGGAATTACAGCTACGTTTGCTTTTGATTTAGAAGCTGTTCAAATTGAACAAGGTGAAGCAGAAAATGTACGAGGCGTAGAGCTTGAAGAGAAATATGGTACGACTGTGGAAGGGAAAACGATGCCGCAGCAAATTCTTGAACTCATTCCGGCGAATCCATTTTTGGATTTAACAGGAGCTCGTCCAACATCGACTATTTCAGTTGTGATTTTCGCTGCCTTCCTAGGCTTTGCTTACCTTGGTGTGAGAAGAAAACAACCGGAACAAGCGGAGTTATTTGCTAAAATTGTCGAGGCATTTTATTCGATTATTATGAGAGTCGTGACATTAATTTTACGATTAACTCCATACGGAATTTTAGCGATTATGACTAAAACGGTGGCAACAAGTAACCTTGATGCAATCGTTAAACTAGGTAAATTCGTTGTTGCTTCTTATGCGGCTTTACTTGTGATGTTCCTCATCCACTTGATTTTACTAGCCATCGGTGGGTTAAGCCCGATGAAGTACTTGAAGAAAGCTTTCCCAGTTCTTGTGTTTGCTTTTACTTCTAGAACAAGTGCAGGAGCACTGCCAATGAACATTAAAACACAGAAACAAATGGGTGTTTCAGATGGGATTGCGAACTTCTCAGGATCATTTGGTTTGTCTATTGGACAAAATGGCTGTGCGGGTATTTATCCAGCGATGCTTGCTATTATGGTTGCTCCGACTGTTGGAATCGATCCGTTCACACCATCGTTTATTGCGACCGTCATTGTAGTCGTTGCCATTAGTTCATTTGGTGTTGCAGGCGTTGGTGGAGGGGCAACTTTTGCAGCTCTTCTCGTACTATCGGCATTAAACTTACCTGTTGCTTTAGCTGGCTTATTAATTTCGGTGGAACCGCTAATTGATATGGGACGCACTGCTTTGAATGTCAGCGGAAGTATGACATCAGGTGTACTGACTAGTCGCATAACTGGCGATTTAGATAAGGAAAAATATAATTCTGAAGCGGAAGCATTAGAAGCAGATATTATTTGA
- the rlmD gene encoding 23S rRNA (uracil(1939)-C(5))-methyltransferase RlmD: MKKTIPVKKNEYIEATFEDLTHDGAGVAKVEGYPIFVANALPGERAVIKVTKTNNGYAFGRLTELLEKSPERVDLSMEDQNRYGGCQIQHLSYKGQLTFKEKQVREVMTRIGKLEDVTIHPIIGMEEPTHYRNKAQVPVGEKDGKLIAGFFKPRSHDIVETKESIIQHQVINEAVQAVKEIFSDLHIPAYNEKTHKGVLRHIMARYGKQTGELMVVLVTRTDSIPFVETVVKEIIARLPHVKSIVHNVNSKKTNVILGEKMNILWGSEVIYDFIGDVKFAISAKSFYQVNPDQTKVLYEKALEYAGLTGEETVIDAYCGIGTISLFLAQKAKKVFGVEIVPEAIEDARRNAQLNEITNAEFAVGAAETVITDWYKEGNTADVLVVDPPRKGCDESLLNTIIDMKPKKVVYVSCNPGTLARDLRILEDGGYKTTDLQPVDMFPMTTHVEAVAKIELR; encoded by the coding sequence ATGAAGAAAACTATTCCGGTAAAGAAAAATGAGTACATAGAAGCAACATTCGAAGATTTAACCCATGATGGAGCGGGGGTAGCTAAAGTTGAAGGCTATCCGATTTTTGTTGCTAACGCTTTGCCAGGGGAGCGAGCGGTAATTAAAGTAACGAAAACAAATAATGGCTACGCGTTTGGTCGCCTAACTGAACTTCTTGAGAAAAGTCCAGAGCGCGTCGATCTATCAATGGAAGATCAGAATCGATACGGTGGATGTCAAATTCAGCATTTAAGCTATAAAGGGCAACTTACATTCAAAGAGAAGCAAGTACGTGAAGTAATGACTAGAATCGGTAAGTTAGAAGATGTGACGATTCACCCGATTATCGGGATGGAAGAACCTACCCACTATCGTAACAAAGCTCAAGTGCCTGTCGGTGAAAAGGATGGAAAGCTGATCGCCGGTTTCTTTAAGCCGCGCAGTCACGATATTGTGGAAACGAAAGAAAGTATTATTCAGCATCAGGTGATTAATGAGGCCGTACAAGCAGTGAAGGAAATCTTTAGCGATCTCCATATTCCTGCCTATAATGAAAAAACACATAAAGGTGTACTTCGACATATTATGGCTCGCTATGGAAAACAAACAGGTGAATTAATGGTTGTTCTTGTTACAAGAACAGATAGTATCCCATTTGTAGAAACAGTAGTGAAAGAAATAATTGCACGTCTGCCGCATGTGAAGTCTATTGTTCATAATGTGAATTCGAAGAAAACGAATGTTATTTTAGGAGAAAAAATGAATATTCTATGGGGAAGTGAAGTGATTTATGACTTTATTGGCGATGTAAAGTTTGCAATCTCCGCTAAATCATTTTATCAAGTGAACCCAGACCAAACGAAGGTACTTTATGAAAAAGCATTAGAATACGCAGGGCTGACAGGTGAAGAGACGGTCATTGATGCATATTGCGGAATCGGCACGATTTCACTGTTTTTAGCTCAAAAAGCGAAAAAAGTGTTCGGTGTTGAAATTGTTCCAGAAGCAATTGAAGATGCACGCCGTAATGCGCAATTGAATGAAATCACAAACGCGGAATTTGCTGTCGGTGCAGCGGAAACGGTGATTACCGATTGGTATAAAGAAGGAAATACGGCCGATGTGTTAGTCGTCGATCCACCGCGTAAAGGCTGTGACGAATCTTTATTAAACACGATTATAGACATGAAACCGAAGAAAGTCGTTTATGTTTCATGTAATCCAGGAACGCTGGCAAGAGACTTACGAATCCTTGAAGATGGTGGTTATAAAACAACGGATTTACAACCAGTAGATATGTTCCCGATGACGACGCATGTGGAGGCAGTTGCGAAGATTGAATTGAGATAG
- a CDS encoding transporter substrate-binding domain-containing protein — MKKLGLLCLFLVLSLFVAACGSNSNDTASDKEKGEAEKSEKVYKVGVDTTYPPFEFKEGNEYKGIDIDLINAIAENQGFKIELSPMDFGGIIPAMQANQLDVAIAGMSITEERKKIVDFSEPYFDAGVTVVVEKDNTTIKSVDDLKGKTIAVKKGTTGAKYAQDNVDKYGFKIVQFNDSPAMFQEVANGNADALLEDYPVISYAIAQKDLGLKIVGDRLNGDQYGIAVLKGKNQDLLEKINKGLAELKEDGTYDKILKTYLAE, encoded by the coding sequence ATGAAGAAGCTTGGTTTATTATGTTTGTTCTTGGTCCTTTCTCTCTTTGTCGCTGCTTGTGGATCCAATTCCAATGATACGGCAAGTGATAAAGAGAAAGGCGAGGCAGAAAAAAGTGAAAAGGTATATAAAGTTGGTGTAGATACAACTTACCCTCCATTTGAATTTAAAGAAGGAAATGAGTATAAGGGGATTGATATTGATTTAATCAATGCTATTGCGGAAAATCAAGGCTTTAAAATTGAACTTTCGCCAATGGACTTTGGTGGAATTATCCCAGCGATGCAAGCTAATCAGCTTGATGTAGCTATTGCAGGTATGAGCATTACCGAGGAGAGAAAAAAAATCGTAGACTTCTCAGAACCATATTTTGATGCAGGAGTAACAGTAGTTGTAGAAAAGGATAATACAACTATTAAATCTGTTGATGATTTGAAAGGGAAAACGATTGCAGTTAAGAAAGGAACAACAGGGGCTAAATATGCACAAGATAATGTCGATAAATACGGTTTTAAAATCGTTCAATTTAACGATAGTCCTGCCATGTTCCAGGAAGTAGCTAACGGCAATGCAGATGCACTATTAGAAGATTATCCTGTTATTTCTTATGCAATTGCCCAAAAAGACCTCGGTTTAAAAATTGTAGGTGATCGTTTGAATGGAGACCAATATGGAATCGCTGTATTAAAAGGGAAAAACCAGGATCTATTAGAAAAAATTAATAAGGGTCTTGCTGAGCTTAAGGAAGATGGAACATACGATAAAATACTAAAAACCTATCTTGCTGAGTAA
- a CDS encoding malate synthase: MNLINQKVTHKRFGMGSIVKHNDSSIEIHFASENKKFVFPDVFGKHLKLHDKSVANSLEKIIQKKEMERREEEWKKEEEKKLQRKNQELRLEHEKLMKNHKLHPESQMVFWCDTEEQNSSFSEWKVFSGVIKSGNNKGKPNKPIRLHQNSAVLLTAIDSSMPEKDRRILGVYMVNEDFIGKLCEDGYIPAHSKYRLQLTEQESDQMLFWEYYINGKFPHKITWNTGKYRYFDNSWMAQILLDIVSLKSDPKERELAQQFFEHFCKMNQITDQELPKPNGALMRI, translated from the coding sequence ATGAATCTAATCAATCAGAAAGTTACACACAAGCGTTTTGGCATGGGTAGTATAGTTAAACATAATGATTCTAGTATTGAAATACATTTCGCATCGGAGAATAAAAAGTTTGTTTTCCCCGATGTATTTGGAAAGCACCTAAAACTACATGATAAAAGTGTTGCTAATTCACTTGAAAAAATTATACAAAAAAAGGAAATGGAACGAAGGGAGGAAGAATGGAAGAAGGAAGAGGAAAAAAAACTACAACGAAAAAACCAGGAACTTCGCTTGGAACATGAAAAACTTATGAAAAATCATAAACTTCATCCCGAATCACAAATGGTTTTTTGGTGTGACACAGAAGAACAGAATAGTTCTTTTTCAGAGTGGAAGGTTTTTTCAGGCGTAATAAAAAGTGGTAATAACAAGGGGAAGCCAAACAAACCCATCCGCTTGCACCAAAATAGCGCTGTCCTGTTAACAGCAATAGATTCCAGCATGCCTGAAAAAGACAGACGTATCTTAGGTGTCTATATGGTGAATGAAGATTTTATCGGTAAGCTTTGTGAAGATGGATATATTCCTGCTCATTCAAAATACAGACTTCAACTTACAGAACAGGAATCGGATCAGATGCTTTTCTGGGAATATTATATAAATGGAAAATTCCCCCACAAAATAACATGGAATACAGGTAAATACCGTTATTTTGATAATTCATGGATGGCTCAAATTTTGCTTGATATAGTTTCGTTGAAAAGTGACCCAAAGGAACGAGAGTTGGCACAACAATTTTTTGAGCATTTTTGTAAAATGAATCAGATAACAGATCAAGAGTTACCAAAGCCTAATGGAGCATTAATGCGTATTTAG
- a CDS encoding M48 family metallopeptidase, with protein MIHTYLGKTIQFEIKYKNRTSIGISIDSYGKIEVQAPKRTPDERVIQALEDKWNLIQQKLKEMKDRMNGPQEKVYENDESFLYLGDTYPIKIIQDIHIMQDHVVFEGEKLYVYVKQLDDEKNKQALKRFYYQQCKVLVEKSISSYQSNFKTKPRSIRISDSKSTWGTCDSKRQLTFNWRLAMAPREVIDYVVVHEMCHMVHLNHDRSFWRLVGKIMPDYKEKENWLALTNWKMTV; from the coding sequence ATGATACATACCTACTTAGGTAAGACAATACAATTTGAGATAAAGTACAAAAATCGAACTTCCATAGGAATTTCGATAGATAGCTATGGGAAAATTGAAGTGCAGGCTCCGAAAAGGACACCTGATGAGAGAGTGATTCAGGCATTAGAGGATAAATGGAATCTCATTCAGCAAAAATTAAAAGAAATGAAAGATAGGATGAATGGGCCGCAGGAAAAGGTCTATGAGAATGATGAGAGCTTTCTTTATTTAGGAGACACTTATCCCATAAAGATCATCCAAGATATACATATAATGCAAGACCATGTCGTGTTTGAAGGAGAAAAGCTGTATGTATATGTGAAGCAGCTTGATGATGAAAAGAATAAACAAGCATTAAAACGATTTTATTACCAGCAGTGTAAGGTATTAGTGGAGAAGAGTATATCTTCTTATCAAAGTAACTTCAAAACAAAACCGCGTTCTATACGTATTTCGGATAGTAAAAGTACGTGGGGAACCTGTGATTCAAAGCGACAACTAACATTTAATTGGAGGCTGGCAATGGCGCCACGTGAGGTAATTGACTATGTAGTCGTTCATGAAATGTGTCACATGGTCCATCTGAATCACGACCGCTCCTTCTGGCGTCTTGTTGGAAAAATAATGCCTGACTATAAGGAAAAAGAAAACTGGTTGGCTTTAACAAATTGGAAAATGACTGTTTAG
- a CDS encoding PqqD family protein: protein MFHKRQSEKRNLLTMVPLLKESVSLERDNVKGSYLIIQRTNALERFSIRFFKQPAVRRIKLDQFGAFVIQQIEQRKNVHDISEAMIAHFGEAAEPALPRLAKFLEILEVQNWITWESQ from the coding sequence ATGTTTCATAAGCGCCAATCTGAAAAGAGGAACCTGTTAACAATGGTTCCTCTTTTAAAAGAAAGCGTTAGCCTAGAACGAGATAATGTTAAAGGGAGTTATTTAATCATTCAGCGGACAAATGCTTTGGAACGATTTTCTATTCGTTTCTTCAAACAGCCTGCTGTTCGTCGAATTAAGCTTGATCAATTCGGGGCTTTTGTTATTCAGCAAATCGAACAACGTAAAAATGTCCATGATATCTCTGAAGCGATGATTGCTCATTTTGGAGAAGCGGCTGAACCAGCCCTACCACGCCTAGCTAAATTTCTAGAAATCCTTGAAGTGCAAAATTGGATTACATGGGAGTCACAGTGA
- a CDS encoding amino acid permease, translating into MKNSVEESQLHRGLEQRHITLMSLGAAIGVGLFLGSADAIKLAGPSILLAYALGGLVIYIIMRALGEMAIKNPVAGSFSRYARDYIGPLAGFITGWNYWFLWIVTCMAEITAAGIYMQFWFPGTPQWAWALGALVIMASVNFLAVKAYGELEFWFALIKIVTIIFMIVLGLGIILLGIGNGGVAIGFGNLFEHGGFFPNGFSGLLMSFQMVMFAYLGVEMLGITAGEVKDPKKALSRAINTVFWRILIFYVLSLTVIMSIYPWDEISPKQSPFVMTFEQIGIKEAAGIINFVVLTAALSSCNSGIFSTARMLFNLAQQNEAPKSFGRTTKRGIPGIAIIASAVALLIGVYLNYIVSEKVFVWVTSIATFGAIWTWATILISHLRYRGKMAKEEKKRLEYKMPWFPFSSYFALAFLALVVVLLAFSKNTIIALIVGPIWIILLVACYYGFRLNKKVSK; encoded by the coding sequence ATGAAAAACAGTGTAGAAGAGTCACAATTACATAGAGGATTAGAACAAAGACATATTACCTTAATGTCACTGGGTGCGGCGATTGGTGTAGGCCTTTTTCTTGGATCTGCCGATGCCATTAAGCTTGCAGGTCCCAGTATTCTACTAGCTTATGCTTTAGGCGGTCTAGTCATTTATATTATTATGCGAGCGCTCGGGGAAATGGCAATTAAAAATCCGGTGGCTGGCTCATTTAGCCGCTATGCTAGAGATTACATAGGACCGCTTGCTGGATTTATTACTGGCTGGAATTATTGGTTCTTATGGATTGTTACGTGTATGGCGGAAATCACAGCCGCCGGAATCTATATGCAGTTCTGGTTCCCTGGTACACCGCAATGGGCTTGGGCTCTAGGAGCGTTAGTCATTATGGCGTCTGTGAATTTCTTAGCAGTTAAAGCTTATGGTGAATTAGAGTTTTGGTTTGCATTAATAAAAATCGTTACCATTATATTTATGATTGTTCTTGGATTAGGAATCATTCTTTTGGGAATTGGAAATGGTGGAGTAGCCATTGGTTTTGGGAACCTATTTGAACATGGCGGTTTCTTCCCAAATGGATTTAGCGGCTTATTGATGTCCTTCCAAATGGTTATGTTCGCTTATTTGGGAGTTGAAATGCTTGGGATAACTGCTGGAGAAGTTAAAGATCCGAAAAAAGCGTTGTCACGTGCAATTAATACGGTATTCTGGCGTATTTTGATTTTTTACGTTCTTTCACTGACGGTAATCATGTCGATTTATCCTTGGGACGAGATAAGTCCTAAACAAAGCCCATTTGTTATGACATTTGAACAGATTGGGATTAAAGAGGCCGCTGGAATCATTAATTTTGTTGTTTTGACTGCTGCCCTTTCTTCTTGTAATAGCGGAATCTTCAGTACAGCAAGAATGTTATTTAATCTCGCTCAGCAAAATGAAGCACCTAAAAGCTTTGGTCGCACAACTAAAAGGGGCATCCCAGGAATTGCGATTATCGCATCCGCAGTTGCTTTATTGATAGGTGTTTATTTGAATTATATTGTGTCGGAAAAGGTATTCGTTTGGGTAACGAGTATTGCTACATTCGGAGCTATTTGGACATGGGCGACGATTTTAATCTCCCACCTTCGTTATAGAGGAAAGATGGCAAAAGAAGAAAAGAAGCGGTTGGAGTACAAAATGCCGTGGTTCCCATTCAGTTCATATTTTGCCCTTGCCTTTTTAGCACTTGTCGTTGTTCTGCTGGCGTTTTCTAAAAATACAATAATTGCCCTGATTGTTGGACCAATTTGGATTATCTTGCTTGTAGCATGCTATTATGGATTTAGGTTGAATAAAAAAGTATCAAAATGA
- a CDS encoding methionine aminopeptidase, whose amino-acid sequence MGLFSGISAWNANRIEKHRAKMEEKGFCPDCYGRGYSSFVPTEYHFSDIHDCPGCNGSGTYSDWAAMNGQNEQQL is encoded by the coding sequence ATGGGATTGTTTAGTGGAATTTCAGCATGGAACGCAAATCGAATTGAAAAACATCGCGCTAAAATGGAGGAGAAAGGGTTTTGCCCAGATTGTTACGGACGCGGTTACAGCTCCTTTGTGCCGACGGAGTATCATTTTTCTGATATTCATGACTGTCCCGGCTGCAACGGTAGCGGCACTTATTCAGATTGGGCAGCAATGAATGGACAAAATGAACAGCAATTGTAA
- a CDS encoding OPT family oligopeptide transporter: protein MSNNSKESKFVPYVPASKSLPELTVTAIVLGIILAIVFGAANAYLGLLIGLTVSASIPAAVISMAILRGIFRRKSILENNIVQTMTTAGEAVAAGAVFTIPALFLWDMEITQGFIIFIVLTGGFLGVFMMVPLRQLLIVREHETLPYPEGTACAEVLKSGEKGGTSAKLIGIGLVIGGVIKALGDGFKLFKTEVETGITNFKNAVVGLDAFPALLGVGYIIGPRVAGQMLGGGLLAWIVIIPMISFFGGSSAIAIFPSDVPIGELDAWGIWDSYIRYIGAGAVATGGLITLVKTLPILFSSLFATAKSLQANKGKLTAGPLRTEQDMPAKYVWLGTIIVILVIAFSPLTDVGIIGAVAIAIFGFLFVTVASRVVGVVGSSSSPVSGMTIATLLIVAVTYKATGFTGTSGMIAAITVAAIICTALAVAGDISQDLKTGYIVGGTPWKQQIAMMIGVLASASVIGFILILMDRAYTMGSAALPAPKAALMKILAEGVLGGDLPWTLIFIGAAIAITLEFCGLNSLVVAVGIYLPVHTSAPIMIGGFVRYFVERRAKTEEVRKERVDRGTLFASGLIAGESLVGVLIAILIAFGLQMPDAVVIASDLFPFLLFLVLAGVLWYISNKGKKRNVS, encoded by the coding sequence TTGTCAAATAATTCGAAAGAGAGTAAATTTGTACCTTATGTACCCGCATCTAAATCTCTTCCAGAATTAACGGTTACGGCTATTGTTCTTGGGATTATTCTTGCGATTGTATTTGGTGCAGCGAATGCCTACTTAGGTTTGCTTATTGGTTTAACTGTATCTGCTTCGATTCCCGCAGCAGTTATTTCGATGGCGATTTTAAGAGGGATTTTTCGTAGAAAATCAATTTTAGAAAATAATATCGTACAAACGATGACAACTGCTGGGGAAGCAGTTGCTGCCGGTGCTGTATTTACTATTCCGGCACTATTCTTGTGGGATATGGAGATTACGCAAGGGTTTATTATTTTCATTGTATTAACCGGAGGGTTTTTAGGCGTCTTTATGATGGTGCCTCTTCGTCAGCTTTTAATTGTAAGAGAGCATGAAACATTACCTTATCCTGAAGGGACAGCGTGTGCTGAAGTATTGAAATCAGGTGAAAAGGGTGGAACGAGTGCTAAATTAATTGGGATCGGTTTAGTAATCGGCGGGGTTATTAAAGCGCTTGGCGATGGATTTAAACTGTTTAAAACAGAAGTGGAAACAGGGATTACGAATTTTAAAAATGCAGTAGTAGGACTCGATGCCTTTCCGGCTCTTTTAGGAGTAGGCTATATTATTGGTCCTCGTGTTGCGGGACAAATGCTTGGTGGCGGATTGCTTGCTTGGATTGTCATTATACCGATGATTAGTTTCTTTGGAGGTAGTAGTGCGATCGCTATTTTCCCTTCTGATGTACCAATTGGTGAATTAGATGCATGGGGGATTTGGGATTCCTATATCCGCTATATCGGGGCCGGAGCTGTAGCAACGGGTGGATTAATTACGCTTGTTAAAACGTTACCGATTCTATTTAGTTCTTTGTTTGCTACTGCGAAAAGTTTACAAGCTAATAAAGGAAAATTGACAGCAGGTCCTCTTCGTACGGAACAAGATATGCCAGCAAAATATGTTTGGTTGGGAACAATTATTGTCATTTTAGTTATTGCTTTTAGCCCTCTAACAGATGTAGGGATTATTGGGGCAGTTGCCATTGCTATTTTTGGATTTTTATTTGTAACGGTTGCTTCTCGAGTTGTTGGGGTTGTTGGGAGTTCATCTTCTCCTGTATCTGGAATGACCATCGCTACTTTATTAATTGTTGCTGTTACATATAAAGCAACTGGTTTTACGGGGACAAGTGGTATGATCGCTGCCATTACAGTTGCAGCTATCATCTGTACAGCACTTGCGGTAGCGGGGGATATCTCACAAGATTTAAAGACAGGTTATATTGTAGGTGGAACGCCATGGAAACAGCAAATCGCTATGATGATTGGAGTTTTGGCTTCTGCTTCTGTTATTGGGTTTATTTTAATTCTTATGGATAGAGCCTACACGATGGGTTCTGCAGCACTTCCTGCACCGAAGGCAGCCCTTATGAAAATCTTGGCTGAAGGTGTTCTTGGTGGAGACTTACCATGGACGTTAATCTTTATTGGTGCAGCTATTGCGATTACATTAGAATTTTGCGGGTTAAATTCATTAGTTGTAGCAGTTGGTATCTACTTGCCAGTTCATACGAGTGCGCCGATTATGATTGGTGGATTTGTCCGTTACTTTGTTGAACGTCGTGCGAAAACAGAAGAAGTACGTAAAGAACGTGTAGATAGAGGAACATTATTTGCTTCAGGTTTAATTGCTGGAGAATCGTTAGTTGGTGTTCTGATTGCAATTTTAATTGCGTTTGGTCTTCAAATGCCGGATGCCGTTGTGATTGCAAGTGATTTATTCCCATTCTTATTATTCCTTGTGCTCGCCGGAGTGCTTTGGTATATATCGAATAAAGGGAAAAAACGAAATGTTTCATAA